A genomic stretch from Limnobacter thiooxidans includes:
- a CDS encoding acetolactate synthase large subunit has product MSTQGTKASDLLVQALEAEGVKHIFAVPGEENLDFVESLRNSSIKLVLTRHEQGAGFMAATYGRLTGRAGVCMATLGPGATNFTTPAAYAHLGAFPLIMITGQKPIKKSKQGQFQIIDVVNLFAPICKMSKQIVHGNTIPALVREAFRVAEEERPGAVLLELPEDIAAEDTTATVIPRSERHYAVADDTVLNEAVSMIRSARMPLVLLGAGANRKQARLALQEFIETTGIPFFSTQMGKGVVDEGSSLFLGTAALSDGDYLHCAIERSDLIINVGHDVVEKPPFFMTHNGKKVIHVNYRSAKVDQVYFPQCEVVGDVARSIQKLTQKIGRKLECDFAYFNRIRDEVELHIKEGADDNRFPVIPQRLVAETRRAMGAKDIIALDNGIYKLWFARNYKAYEPNTVLLDNALATMGAGLPSAMMAAMLYPDRRVMAICGDGGFMMNSQEIETALRLKLNLVVMILNDSSYGMIRWKQEHAGFADWGLEFGNPDFVKYAEAYGATGHRVGSAAELVPTIDRAFKSGGVHIVDVPVDYSENKKVLIDELAAKVCLI; this is encoded by the coding sequence GTGTCTACGCAAGGTACCAAAGCATCCGATCTGCTCGTGCAGGCCCTTGAAGCAGAAGGCGTGAAACACATCTTTGCCGTACCCGGTGAAGAAAACTTGGACTTTGTGGAAAGCCTGCGCAACAGCAGCATCAAGCTGGTTCTCACGCGGCATGAGCAGGGGGCCGGTTTCATGGCGGCCACTTATGGTCGCCTCACTGGCCGCGCTGGCGTGTGCATGGCCACGCTGGGGCCAGGTGCCACCAACTTCACCACGCCTGCTGCGTATGCGCACTTGGGCGCATTTCCTCTCATTATGATTACCGGGCAAAAGCCCATCAAGAAGTCCAAGCAGGGGCAGTTTCAGATCATCGACGTGGTCAACCTGTTTGCGCCTATTTGCAAAATGAGCAAGCAGATTGTGCACGGGAATACCATACCCGCGCTGGTACGCGAGGCTTTTCGCGTGGCTGAAGAAGAGCGCCCAGGCGCCGTGTTGCTCGAACTGCCCGAAGACATTGCAGCCGAAGACACCACAGCCACTGTTATTCCTCGCAGTGAACGGCACTATGCCGTGGCCGACGACACCGTGTTGAACGAGGCCGTGTCCATGATCCGCTCAGCCCGAATGCCACTGGTGTTGCTGGGTGCAGGGGCCAACCGCAAACAGGCCCGCCTCGCTTTGCAGGAATTCATTGAAACCACGGGCATTCCCTTTTTCAGCACCCAGATGGGCAAAGGGGTGGTTGATGAAGGTTCTTCGCTTTTTCTCGGTACTGCTGCCCTATCGGATGGAGACTACCTGCACTGCGCCATTGAACGGTCCGACCTCATCATCAATGTGGGGCACGATGTGGTTGAAAAGCCCCCGTTCTTCATGACGCACAATGGCAAGAAAGTCATTCACGTGAACTACCGGTCCGCCAAAGTGGATCAGGTGTATTTCCCGCAGTGTGAGGTGGTGGGCGATGTGGCCCGTTCAATCCAGAAACTGACCCAGAAAATTGGCCGCAAGCTGGAATGCGATTTCGCCTATTTCAACCGCATTCGCGATGAAGTCGAGTTGCACATCAAGGAAGGGGCTGACGACAACCGTTTTCCGGTTATACCCCAGCGCCTGGTAGCTGAAACGCGCCGCGCCATGGGCGCCAAAGACATCATTGCGCTGGACAATGGCATTTACAAGCTGTGGTTTGCTCGCAATTACAAAGCCTATGAACCCAACACGGTGCTGTTGGACAATGCTCTGGCCACCATGGGGGCCGGTTTGCCTTCGGCCATGATGGCCGCCATGCTGTATCCCGACCGCCGGGTCATGGCCATCTGTGGCGACGGCGGCTTCATGATGAATTCCCAGGAAATCGAGACAGCCCTGCGGCTGAAGTTGAACCTGGTGGTCATGATTCTCAACGACAGCTCTTACGGCATGATCCGCTGGAAGCAGGAGCACGCCGGTTTTGCGGATTGGGGCCTTGAATTTGGCAACCCTGATTTCGTGAAGTATGCCGAGGCGTATGGCGCCACCGGCCACAGGGTGGGCAGTGCGGCTGAACTGGTGCCCACCATCGACCGTGCCTTCAAATCAGGCGGCGTGCACATTGTGGATGTGCCGGTGGATTACTCGGAAAACAAGAAAGTGCTGATCGATGAGCTGGCTGCCAAGGTATGCCTGATATGA
- a CDS encoding aldehyde dehydrogenase family protein, with protein MNNTLLEVVNPYDLKSIGEVKLVDWPTIDGWLNTATQLHRQRKNWLPAHQRIAILKKTAQLMQGQFDELAFQIANEGGKPLVDAKVEVTRAIDGVELCIKELGHLTGSEIPMDLTAAGAGRMAFTTREPIGPVVAVSAFNHPLNLIVHQVGPAVAAGCPVLVKPASATPLSCQAFVNLLYQAGLPEEWCRFAPCTSAVAEQMVTDPRVGFFSFIGSGAVGWHLKSKLAAGTRCALEHGGVAPVIVDESADVNAMIPALVKGGFYHSGQVCVSVQRIYVPEDMATSVAQAIADKASLLKVGNAIVTETECGPLVNPKEVDRVEQWVDEAARAGAQVLCGGHRLGETTYAPTVLLDPPAKAKVSTQEVFGPVVCVYGTESLEDAILRANSLPVAFQAAVFTQKLNAALRCVRELDATAVMVNDHTAFRVDWMPFGGRRHSGYGVGGIGHTLRDMTQEKMAVIKL; from the coding sequence ATGAACAACACCCTGCTTGAAGTGGTCAACCCTTATGATCTGAAATCCATCGGTGAGGTCAAACTGGTGGATTGGCCCACCATTGACGGCTGGTTGAATACCGCCACCCAGTTGCACAGGCAGCGCAAGAACTGGCTGCCCGCACACCAGCGCATCGCCATTTTGAAAAAAACCGCACAACTGATGCAGGGCCAGTTTGATGAACTGGCCTTTCAAATCGCCAATGAAGGCGGAAAGCCCCTGGTGGATGCAAAGGTGGAAGTGACCCGCGCCATTGATGGCGTAGAGCTGTGTATCAAGGAACTCGGTCACCTTACCGGCAGTGAAATCCCCATGGATTTAACGGCTGCCGGGGCGGGTCGCATGGCATTCACCACCCGCGAACCCATTGGGCCGGTGGTGGCTGTGTCTGCATTCAATCACCCGCTGAATTTGATTGTTCACCAGGTGGGTCCGGCGGTGGCGGCAGGTTGCCCCGTGTTGGTCAAGCCGGCCAGTGCCACGCCATTGAGCTGCCAAGCCTTCGTCAACCTGTTGTATCAAGCTGGTTTGCCAGAAGAATGGTGTCGTTTTGCCCCATGCACAAGCGCGGTGGCCGAACAAATGGTGACCGACCCCCGGGTCGGGTTTTTCAGCTTCATCGGTTCCGGGGCCGTGGGCTGGCACCTGAAAAGCAAACTGGCCGCAGGCACCCGATGTGCGCTTGAGCATGGTGGCGTGGCCCCTGTGATTGTCGACGAAAGTGCCGATGTGAATGCCATGATCCCGGCCTTGGTCAAAGGCGGCTTTTATCATTCCGGTCAGGTTTGTGTCAGTGTGCAGCGGATTTATGTGCCGGAAGACATGGCCACGTCTGTGGCACAGGCCATTGCTGACAAGGCTTCGTTGTTGAAGGTGGGCAATGCAATCGTGACCGAAACCGAGTGCGGTCCCTTGGTCAACCCCAAGGAAGTGGACCGCGTTGAACAGTGGGTCGATGAGGCCGCACGCGCAGGTGCGCAAGTGTTGTGTGGTGGTCACCGGCTGGGTGAAACCACCTACGCACCCACTGTGTTGCTTGATCCGCCGGCCAAGGCCAAAGTCAGTACACAGGAGGTATTTGGACCTGTGGTGTGTGTATATGGCACTGAATCTCTCGAGGATGCAATTTTGCGAGCCAACAGCTTGCCAGTTGCATTTCAGGCAGCAGTGTTTACCCAGAAGTTGAATGCGGCCCTGCGTTGTGTACGTGAACTGGATGCCACCGCGGTGATGGTGAATGACCACACCGCGTTTCGTGTGGACTGGATGCCTTTTGGCGGCCGTCGACACTCAGGCTACGGGGTAGGTGGCATCGGCCACACTTTGCGTGACATGACTCAGGAAAAAATGGCGGTCATCAAGCTTTAA
- a CDS encoding cache domain-containing protein codes for MRKIFSAVLLSLSLAGTSAMADNATKEQAVALVKEAAAAVKGSGKDAVIKEVNAKDEKWFKGELYLIVLDMSGAHLAHPTNQKLLGKSMLDLPDVDGKMFRQERVDIAKGKGEGWVDYKYKNPQSGKVEDKTLYVFKQGDVILSAGIYK; via the coding sequence ATGCGTAAAATTTTCTCGGCCGTTTTGCTTTCATTGAGTTTGGCTGGCACTTCCGCCATGGCGGATAACGCAACCAAGGAACAGGCCGTTGCCTTGGTGAAAGAGGCAGCAGCAGCGGTGAAAGGCAGCGGCAAGGACGCTGTGATCAAAGAGGTGAATGCCAAAGACGAGAAGTGGTTCAAGGGCGAACTGTACCTGATCGTACTGGACATGTCTGGAGCACACCTTGCACACCCGACCAATCAGAAATTGCTGGGCAAATCCATGTTGGACCTGCCCGATGTAGACGGCAAAATGTTCCGCCAGGAGCGCGTTGACATAGCCAAAGGCAAGGGTGAAGGCTGGGTTGATTACAAATACAAGAACCCGCAAAGCGGGAAGGTCGAGGACAAAACCCTGTATGTATTCAAACAGGGTGACGTGATTTTGTCAGCCGGAATTTACAAGTAA
- a CDS encoding DUF4864 domain-containing protein, with translation MSDQSQEVPRRKPRTDRESSIRQRIWKLWLVFFAAGLAAAFTTSMSHAGEAEDRQTSRAVIEAQLEAFKQGDGPRAFSYATPTIQGLFGNADKFMQMVRDGYDVVLEPASVRFVKFQSDGSSALHAVQMIDRQKTLWNVYYVLEKHSDGSWRIASCETEKAETSLI, from the coding sequence ATGTCCGATCAATCTCAGGAAGTACCCAGGCGAAAACCGCGTACAGACCGCGAAAGCAGTATTCGGCAACGAATCTGGAAACTGTGGCTTGTCTTTTTTGCGGCAGGTTTGGCCGCCGCCTTTACCACCAGCATGAGTCACGCTGGCGAAGCCGAAGACCGCCAGACATCAAGGGCAGTGATAGAGGCCCAACTTGAAGCTTTCAAGCAAGGCGATGGGCCCAGGGCCTTTTCTTATGCAACCCCCACCATCCAAGGCCTGTTCGGCAATGCGGACAAATTCATGCAAATGGTGCGCGATGGTTACGATGTGGTACTTGAACCCGCCTCGGTACGTTTTGTGAAGTTTCAAAGCGATGGGTCAAGCGCCTTGCATGCGGTGCAAATGATTGACCGACAAAAAACATTGTGGAACGTATACTATGTGCTTGAGAAGCATTCGGATGGCAGTTGGCGAATTGCCAGTTGCGAAACCGAAAAAGCTGAAACCAGCCTGATTTGA
- a CDS encoding HesB/IscA family protein, which produces MTSETLTPTCNVSLTDSAQERILDLRDNMHKPAMIRLYVQGGGCSGFEYKIDLARETDEDDILVQINPYIHLYIDPVSAPYLEGTTIDYETHTLASRFVFNNPQAKSTCGCGSSFSVE; this is translated from the coding sequence ATGACCTCTGAAACACTTACCCCCACCTGCAATGTGTCCCTGACTGACTCAGCCCAGGAACGTATTCTTGACCTGCGCGACAACATGCACAAGCCCGCCATGATCCGCTTGTACGTGCAAGGGGGTGGCTGTTCCGGATTTGAATACAAAATCGATTTGGCGCGGGAAACCGACGAAGACGATATTCTGGTTCAGATCAACCCGTACATTCACCTGTACATCGACCCGGTCAGTGCGCCCTACCTTGAGGGCACCACAATCGACTACGAAACTCACACGCTGGCGTCACGCTTCGTGTTCAACAATCCGCAAGCCAAAAGCACATGCGGCTGCGGATCAAGTTTCTCGGTGGAATAA
- a CDS encoding PhoX family protein, protein MSHYQQDDVITNLSDNEHFQEVVDRALANPARRNVLRGGVGLAAASTLPLLASCGGGGDAVASTGTGVAPLQQASALTFNAVAKSIADDVMLPPGYTYQVLHATGDRINTSIPAYSNLGTEADDWAQRIGDHHDGMDIFFIDSAGRATREDTGRAVLAVNHESSADAHFFHPRGQTTGGVNGKKFSQFGGWDLLDRPVDEVLKEINHHGVSLVEIVRGTDGRWSVDLASNRNRRVTAQTLMRINGPAAHINDIRRFMVTRFDTTGVSSRGTLNNCGHGTTPWGTYLACEENWAFYFNMPKGSNPVSPREQASRARYGVPSAPIAMAATSSTSQGWFTASRGDDRFDRWDLSAAGAAADGSQDFRNEANTFGYNVEIDPLDPRSLPRKRVAMGRFAHEAAVVGIPVAGQPLAFYMGCDSQNEYVYKFVTAANWDPADFGRGLVAGDKYLDEGKLYVAKFNDTGRGEWIELTITDTRIQNYSTYVFANQADVFVNARHAATAVGATKMDRPEWGAVNPVNGDVYFTMTNNSSRNIGNTDAANPRAYAGSNGSTGSGNPNGHIIRLKEDGTRATATAFDWDIFLFGAPAAAPANLSGLSENNDFSSPDGLWFSKKTGICWIQTDDGAFTGSTNCMLLAALPGKVGDGQAITVNNTLGGTEAQQSFIGAALGDAKLRRFLVGPKGCEITGITETPDGKAIFVNIQHPGERTAALGMAADFTFQSTWPAGSASAGNYGPAGSLRPRSATIVIRRTDGGVIGAE, encoded by the coding sequence ATGTCGCATTATCAACAAGATGACGTAATTACCAATCTGTCCGACAACGAACATTTTCAGGAAGTGGTAGACCGTGCATTGGCCAACCCCGCACGCCGCAACGTGTTGCGCGGTGGCGTCGGCCTGGCTGCCGCGTCAACACTGCCGCTGCTGGCATCCTGCGGTGGCGGTGGTGATGCGGTAGCGTCCACCGGCACAGGTGTTGCCCCCCTGCAGCAGGCTTCTGCCCTGACTTTTAACGCTGTGGCCAAGTCGATTGCCGACGATGTCATGCTGCCGCCCGGTTATACCTACCAAGTTCTGCACGCCACTGGCGATCGCATCAACACCAGCATTCCCGCTTACAGCAACCTGGGTACTGAAGCTGACGATTGGGCCCAGCGCATTGGTGACCACCACGATGGCATGGACATCTTCTTCATCGACTCAGCAGGTCGTGCCACACGCGAAGACACCGGTCGCGCCGTGTTGGCAGTCAACCATGAAAGCTCCGCTGATGCCCACTTCTTTCACCCGCGTGGCCAAACCACCGGTGGTGTGAATGGCAAGAAGTTTAGCCAGTTCGGTGGCTGGGACCTGTTGGACCGCCCCGTGGACGAAGTGTTGAAAGAGATCAACCACCACGGCGTGTCTCTGGTTGAAATTGTTCGCGGCACTGATGGTCGCTGGAGTGTCGACCTGGCCTCAAACCGGAACCGCCGAGTGACAGCACAAACCTTGATGCGCATCAACGGCCCAGCCGCTCACATCAACGACATTCGCCGTTTCATGGTGACCCGGTTTGACACCACAGGTGTGTCCAGTCGCGGAACTTTGAATAACTGCGGCCATGGCACCACGCCATGGGGCACTTACCTGGCCTGTGAAGAAAACTGGGCCTTCTACTTCAATATGCCCAAGGGCTCTAACCCTGTAAGTCCGCGTGAGCAAGCCTCCCGTGCACGTTATGGCGTACCATCTGCCCCCATCGCAATGGCGGCGACATCATCCACGTCGCAAGGCTGGTTCACGGCAAGCCGCGGCGATGACCGTTTTGACCGTTGGGACCTCTCGGCTGCCGGCGCAGCCGCCGATGGCAGCCAGGACTTCCGTAACGAAGCCAACACCTTCGGCTACAACGTGGAAATTGATCCCTTGGACCCCCGCAGCCTGCCCCGCAAGCGTGTGGCCATGGGCCGCTTTGCGCACGAAGCAGCGGTTGTTGGTATTCCTGTAGCGGGTCAGCCCCTGGCCTTCTACATGGGTTGCGATTCGCAAAACGAATACGTTTACAAGTTCGTGACTGCCGCCAACTGGGACCCAGCCGATTTTGGTCGTGGCCTTGTGGCAGGTGACAAGTATCTTGACGAAGGCAAGCTTTACGTCGCCAAATTCAATGACACAGGTCGTGGCGAATGGATTGAATTGACCATTACCGACACACGCATTCAAAACTATTCCACCTACGTGTTTGCCAACCAGGCGGATGTATTCGTGAATGCACGCCACGCTGCTACAGCAGTGGGTGCCACCAAAATGGACCGTCCGGAATGGGGCGCTGTGAACCCGGTCAATGGCGATGTGTACTTCACCATGACCAACAACAGCAGCCGCAACATCGGTAACACCGATGCAGCCAACCCGCGCGCTTACGCTGGTAGCAACGGTTCAACCGGTTCGGGCAACCCCAATGGCCACATCATTCGTCTGAAGGAAGACGGCACACGCGCCACAGCAACTGCCTTCGACTGGGACATCTTCCTGTTCGGCGCACCTGCGGCCGCACCGGCCAACTTGTCCGGCCTGAGCGAGAACAACGACTTCTCTTCCCCTGACGGCTTGTGGTTCAGCAAGAAAACCGGCATTTGCTGGATTCAAACTGACGACGGCGCCTTCACTGGCTCTACCAACTGTATGTTGCTGGCTGCCTTGCCAGGCAAGGTGGGTGATGGCCAAGCCATCACTGTCAACAACACCCTGGGGGGCACTGAAGCACAGCAATCATTCATTGGTGCTGCCTTGGGTGATGCAAAGCTGCGTCGCTTCTTGGTGGGCCCCAAGGGCTGTGAAATTACGGGTATTACCGAGACACCCGATGGCAAGGCCATTTTCGTCAATATTCAGCACCCTGGTGAGCGTACTGCTGCCTTGGGCATGGCAGCGGACTTTACCTTCCAGTCTACTTGGCCTGCTGGCAGTGCCTCTGCTGGAAATTACGGCCCGGCCGGTAGCCTGCGCCCACGTTCAGCCACCATTGTGATTCGTCGCACTGATGGCGGGGTTATCGGCGCAGAATAA
- a CDS encoding methyl-accepting chemotaxis protein has product MSKTKAGPYGFNLRKLSFGHIRFTIGAKLFLAPAVLALVVLLVCYLAVQSIFGLRQSLEEAYNVRMQYAQQASEIYGAVMKTQAQTASMISKVLSNASEEVVAPLAQAIESDLRTESTRVAGLARMPDLSLEEKTLFLQAHQAIDNYAKVIKETIEFSTIDASMSAVYLVKTEAQFVKLSDLVNRLVELETQLGIDAQKRAVAVSDSQLRIGLGASVLAMVVALLLSYLIRRNVLHSILRIKSALDRLADGNLTFVCQREGRDEIAQIETQLGAVSGSLRMLVGKIKDCAELTSRVTGDMASRLEEIDKGSSNQSDASKSIATTVEELTVSIASISDNSTDLKAITHRTGMATNEGKASMGSLVHEIEQVNLAFSQVQSNVGEFVSNAMAIERMTAVVKELASRTNLLALNASIEAARAGEHGRGFAVVANEVRSLSESSTKAANSIESITLQISAKAGDVRGALGQGEQSLTQCKDSLAMLTESFDQNIQNIQFTEINAENICASIAEQSKASQCMAAEMEKIVDMIEVNSSLTGQAAQLVGELRGSVSGMNIQIAKFKV; this is encoded by the coding sequence TTGAGCAAAACAAAAGCCGGGCCCTATGGCTTCAACCTGAGAAAACTGTCATTTGGACACATCAGGTTCACCATTGGTGCGAAGCTTTTTCTGGCACCCGCGGTCCTTGCGCTGGTGGTGCTACTGGTCTGTTACCTGGCAGTCCAGTCCATTTTCGGCCTTCGGCAATCTCTTGAAGAGGCTTACAACGTTCGAATGCAATATGCGCAACAGGCCAGCGAAATTTATGGCGCTGTAATGAAAACTCAGGCCCAAACAGCGTCGATGATCAGCAAAGTGTTGTCCAATGCCTCTGAAGAAGTTGTCGCCCCACTCGCGCAAGCGATAGAAAGCGATCTCAGGACAGAGTCAACACGGGTAGCCGGGCTGGCACGAATGCCCGACCTGAGCCTGGAAGAAAAGACTTTGTTTCTTCAGGCTCACCAAGCCATTGATAACTACGCCAAGGTGATCAAGGAAACCATCGAGTTCAGCACGATTGATGCGTCCATGTCGGCCGTGTACCTGGTCAAAACCGAAGCCCAGTTTGTAAAGCTGTCAGACCTCGTCAACAGGCTGGTGGAACTTGAAACCCAATTGGGAATCGATGCGCAGAAACGGGCAGTTGCAGTGTCCGATTCGCAACTGCGTATTGGCCTTGGTGCGTCGGTACTGGCCATGGTGGTGGCGCTCTTGCTCAGTTACCTGATTCGCAGAAACGTACTTCATTCCATTCTTCGCATCAAGTCAGCCCTTGACCGCCTTGCAGACGGCAACCTGACTTTCGTGTGTCAACGCGAAGGGCGCGATGAAATTGCCCAGATCGAGACACAGCTGGGCGCGGTCAGCGGTTCGCTGCGGATGCTGGTGGGCAAAATCAAAGACTGTGCAGAATTGACTTCACGAGTAACGGGCGACATGGCATCGCGACTGGAAGAGATCGACAAGGGCTCATCCAATCAGTCTGACGCCAGCAAATCGATTGCAACCACTGTTGAGGAACTGACCGTCAGCATTGCCTCCATTTCCGACAATTCAACTGACCTCAAGGCCATTACCCACCGCACGGGTATGGCAACCAACGAAGGAAAAGCCAGCATGGGCAGCCTGGTTCACGAAATTGAACAGGTGAACCTGGCCTTCTCGCAGGTGCAATCCAACGTGGGTGAGTTTGTATCCAATGCAATGGCGATTGAACGGATGACTGCAGTGGTCAAGGAACTGGCGTCCAGAACGAATCTGCTGGCCTTGAATGCCTCCATTGAAGCAGCGCGGGCTGGTGAACATGGTCGCGGTTTTGCGGTGGTGGCCAACGAAGTACGAAGCCTGTCGGAGTCTTCTACCAAGGCCGCGAATTCGATCGAATCCATCACCCTCCAAATTTCCGCCAAGGCGGGAGATGTGCGGGGCGCCCTGGGGCAGGGAGAACAATCGCTCACGCAATGCAAAGACTCCCTGGCCATGCTGACCGAATCATTTGACCAGAACATCCAGAACATTCAATTCACAGAAATCAACGCGGAAAACATCTGTGCGTCGATTGCAGAGCAAAGCAAGGCCAGCCAGTGCATGGCGGCAGAGATGGAAAAAATTGTCGACATGATCGAGGTCAACTCCAGCCTGACTGGTCAGGCTGCCCAACTGGTGGGCGAGCTGCGGGGTTCGGTATCAGGCATGAACATTCAAATTGCGAAATTCAAGGTTTAG
- a CDS encoding helix-turn-helix domain-containing protein, with product MALKKVNLNEVTVLIRTRRRELGLTQKQLGEKLGIDQRTVSSLEKNPGSISVNRFFAVLDALQVNLFSSTDPRDESSLARLTVDQLFRNAKIV from the coding sequence ATGGCACTGAAAAAAGTAAATCTGAACGAGGTAACCGTGCTGATTCGCACGCGCCGCAGAGAGCTCGGCCTGACCCAGAAGCAGTTGGGTGAGAAGTTGGGTATTGATCAACGAACCGTGTCTTCTCTGGAAAAGAACCCGGGCTCCATCAGCGTCAACCGTTTTTTTGCGGTGCTCGACGCCTTGCAGGTCAATCTGTTTTCCTCGACAGACCCGCGTGATGAAAGCAGCCTGGCCCGCCTTACGGTGGATCAGCTGTTCAGAAACGCAAAAATTGTGTGA